From Deinococcus sp. HSC-46F16, the proteins below share one genomic window:
- a CDS encoding gamma-glutamylcyclotransferase family protein, translating to MSPESPPRVFVYGTLRPGGRNAALAARFGPPQAQAATLSGFRLLHLSPENYPALVPGKPGERVRGEVLTYAPEVWARVLPLLDALEGVGETPPLYHRQRVTVVLAPGEAEEVWTYVYARTARLALPGAAPVPGGDWVQRP from the coding sequence ATGAGTCCCGAGTCTCCTCCCCGCGTCTTCGTGTACGGCACCCTGCGGCCCGGCGGGCGCAATGCGGCGCTGGCCGCACGCTTCGGCCCGCCCCAGGCGCAGGCGGCGACCCTGTCCGGCTTCCGGCTGCTGCACCTCTCGCCCGAGAACTACCCCGCCCTCGTGCCGGGGAAGCCCGGCGAGCGCGTCCGGGGCGAGGTGCTGACCTACGCGCCGGAGGTCTGGGCACGGGTCCTTCCCCTCCTCGACGCGCTCGAAGGGGTGGGCGAGACGCCGCCCCTGTACCACCGGCAGCGGGTAACCGTGGTACTTGCGCCGGGCGAGGCGGAGGAGGTCTGGACCTACGTGTACGCCAGGACTGCGCGACTCGCCCTTCCCGGCGCGGCGCCCGTGCCCGGCGGCGACTGGGTCCAGCGCCCATAA
- the rpsO gene encoding 30S ribosomal protein S15 translates to MIDKQQTIQTYAKSANDTGSTAVQVALLTERINNLSRHLTENKKDKHGQRGLQLLNGQRRRLLKYLERTSYDEYIALTDQLGIRRGQRIVR, encoded by the coding sequence GTGATCGACAAACAGCAGACCATCCAGACCTACGCCAAGAGCGCGAACGACACCGGGAGCACCGCTGTGCAGGTGGCCCTCCTCACCGAGCGCATCAACAACCTGTCCCGGCACCTGACCGAGAACAAAAAGGACAAGCACGGCCAGCGCGGCCTGCAACTCCTCAACGGCCAGCGCCGCCGCCTCCTGAAGTACCTGGAGCGCACCAGCTACGACGAGTACATTGCCCTGACCGACCAGCTCGGCATCCGCCGCGGCCAGCGCATCGTCCGCTAA
- a CDS encoding arsinothricin resistance N-acetyltransferase ArsN1 family A → MSQTRAATPADAPAVTRIYNQGLQDRGATFETRERHENEIRERLSGTQPAVVALNGAGEVVAFAWSSPYSTRPAYATIGDHGVYTAREARGQGHGEAALRALLGAAHKAGLHKLTSRILTENAASRRLHARCGFREVGVHLRHARQGGEWRDVVVVEVLLDGPEPSGHASSLNATSR, encoded by the coding sequence ATGTCCCAGACACGAGCGGCCACCCCTGCCGACGCGCCCGCCGTCACGCGCATCTACAACCAGGGCCTTCAGGACCGGGGGGCGACCTTCGAGACGCGGGAGCGGCACGAGAACGAGATTCGGGAACGGCTGTCCGGCACGCAGCCTGCCGTCGTCGCGCTGAACGGGGCGGGAGAGGTCGTGGCCTTTGCGTGGAGCAGTCCCTACAGCACCCGGCCCGCCTACGCGACCATCGGGGACCACGGAGTTTACACGGCGCGGGAGGCGCGGGGACAAGGCCACGGCGAGGCGGCGCTGCGAGCTTTGCTGGGGGCGGCCCATAAAGCCGGGCTCCACAAGCTCACCAGCCGCATCCTGACCGAGAACGCCGCCAGCCGCCGACTGCACGCCCGCTGCGGCTTCCGCGAGGTCGGCGTGCACCTGCGCCACGCCCGGCAAGGCGGCGAGTGGCGCGATGTGGTCGTCGTCGAGGTGCTGCTGGACGGGCCAGAGCCATCCGGTCACGCCAGTAGCCTGAACGCCACCTCCAGATAG
- a CDS encoding aminoglycoside phosphotransferase family protein, whose product MDDAFPVEVEPTVRAYAGSLGAAGRRWLDSLAGAVERQCRDWELQRGEALTGGSRSYVCRVTRADGGRAVLKLALPEPALTAQMSTLLAAQGQGYVRVLRHDPGRGALLMEALGPSAEKDHDLPAVLALTAETLKRAWQVPPERCALPGEAEHKAASLLALVRDLAGENREIQAVVEQALRYAHERWEARDPARQIIVHGDPHVGNLLRVEGTRIGAETGYVFVDPEGFLCEPEYDLGVALRGWNSHLLASDDPQAEVRGWCDQMAQATGTDPEAIWQWTYLERVSTGLYVGHHGLPKLGALYLEVAFRLLA is encoded by the coding sequence ATGGACGACGCCTTTCCCGTGGAGGTCGAACCCACCGTGCGGGCCTACGCGGGGAGCCTGGGCGCTGCCGGGCGGCGGTGGCTGGACTCGCTGGCGGGCGCGGTGGAGCGGCAATGCCGGGACTGGGAGCTTCAGAGGGGCGAGGCCCTGACGGGGGGCAGCCGTTCTTACGTGTGCCGGGTCACCCGCGCGGACGGTGGGCGGGCCGTGCTCAAGCTGGCCCTGCCGGAACCCGCGCTCACTGCGCAGATGTCCACCCTCCTGGCGGCCCAGGGACAGGGCTACGTGCGGGTGCTGAGGCATGACCCCGGCCGGGGAGCCCTGCTGATGGAGGCCCTCGGGCCGTCGGCGGAGAAGGACCATGACCTTCCCGCCGTGCTGGCCCTGACCGCCGAGACGCTGAAGCGGGCCTGGCAGGTGCCCCCCGAACGCTGCGCCCTGCCGGGCGAGGCCGAACACAAGGCGGCCAGCCTCCTGGCCCTCGTGCGCGACCTCGCCGGGGAGAACCGGGAGATTCAGGCGGTGGTGGAGCAGGCTCTGCGCTACGCCCACGAGCGGTGGGAGGCCCGCGACCCGGCCCGGCAGATCATCGTCCACGGCGACCCCCATGTCGGGAATCTGCTGCGGGTAGAGGGCACCCGTATCGGCGCCGAGACGGGTTACGTGTTCGTCGACCCCGAGGGATTTCTCTGCGAGCCCGAATACGACCTCGGGGTGGCGCTGCGAGGCTGGAACTCGCATCTGCTGGCCTCGGACGATCCGCAAGCAGAAGTGCGCGGTTGGTGCGATCAGATGGCCCAGGCGACGGGCACCGACCCCGAGGCCATCTGGCAGTGGACGTACCTGGAGCGGGTTTCCACTGGACTGTATGTCGGCCATCACGGGTTGCCGAAGCTCGGCGCCCTCTATCTGGAGGTGGCGTTCAGGCTACTGGCGTGA
- a CDS encoding winged helix-turn-helix domain-containing protein, with protein MTDPAPDRPWTFLTNHTHVLLCLVRAPGGTLRQVSERVGITERAVQRIIRDLEQAGVITRTREGRRNRYAVNPGFHLRHPLEARRTVGELLTLLEGEEAGA; from the coding sequence ATGACTGACCCCGCCCCTGACCGTCCCTGGACCTTTCTGACCAACCACACCCACGTCCTGCTGTGTCTGGTGCGGGCGCCGGGGGGCACCCTGCGGCAAGTCTCGGAGCGGGTGGGGATCACCGAGCGGGCGGTGCAGCGCATCATCCGCGATCTGGAACAGGCCGGGGTGATCACGCGCACCCGCGAGGGCCGCCGCAACCGCTATGCGGTGAATCCCGGCTTTCATCTGCGGCACCCGCTGGAGGCCCGCCGCACCGTGGGCGAACTGCTGACCCTGCTGGAGGGGGAGGAGGCGGGGGCCTGA
- a CDS encoding NADP-dependent isocitrate dehydrogenase, with translation MNSTDVHPAPQAPTPPTLTPIAVAPGDGIGPEIMAATLRVLEAAGARIEPRPVEVGQEVYLRGVSSGVAPEAWEDLRRTGVLLKGPITTPQGGGYKSVNVTLRKALGLYANVRPARAYAPFVATHHPGMDLVIVRENEEDLYAGIEHRQTDEVYQCLKLVTREGCERVVRYAFEYARAHGRRKVTAMSKDNIMKLTDGLFHRVFGEVAREYPEITADHLIVDIGAARLGAQPERFDVIVTLNLYGDILSDIASEVAGSVGLGGSANIGQTVALFEAVHGSAPDIAGQDRANPSGLLHAAALMLTHIGQGDVAARVQNAWLRTLEDGIHTGDIAGEHTSRRVGTQAFADAVIERLGQMPERLPAVQGEAASQIQASLTPRPRAEKVLVGTDVFLEWWDAQRRPDVLGARLQGAEGTDWTLDMISNRGVKVWPQGLPETTCSDHWRCRFLWRGERPATPADVLALLARVSEAGLDFVKTEHLYTFDGQPGYTAGQGQ, from the coding sequence ATGAACAGCACCGATGTCCACCCTGCCCCGCAGGCGCCCACCCCCCCCACCCTCACGCCCATCGCCGTCGCGCCCGGCGACGGAATCGGCCCGGAAATCATGGCGGCCACCCTACGGGTGCTGGAAGCCGCGGGCGCCCGCATCGAGCCGCGCCCGGTGGAGGTGGGGCAGGAGGTCTACCTGCGCGGCGTGTCGTCGGGAGTCGCGCCGGAGGCCTGGGAGGACCTGCGCCGCACGGGCGTGCTGCTCAAGGGGCCGATCACCACCCCGCAGGGCGGCGGGTACAAGAGCGTGAACGTGACCCTGCGTAAGGCGCTGGGCCTGTACGCCAACGTGCGCCCGGCGCGGGCCTACGCGCCCTTCGTCGCCACGCACCACCCCGGCATGGACCTCGTGATCGTGCGCGAGAACGAGGAAGACCTGTACGCGGGCATCGAGCACCGCCAGACCGACGAGGTCTACCAGTGCCTCAAACTGGTCACCCGCGAGGGCTGCGAGCGGGTGGTGCGCTACGCCTTCGAGTACGCCCGCGCCCACGGGCGGCGCAAGGTTACGGCGATGAGCAAGGACAACATCATGAAGCTCACCGACGGCCTGTTTCACCGGGTCTTCGGCGAGGTGGCGCGGGAGTACCCGGAGATCACGGCCGACCACCTGATCGTGGACATCGGCGCGGCGCGACTGGGCGCCCAGCCCGAACGCTTCGACGTGATCGTGACCCTGAACCTCTACGGGGACATCCTCTCGGACATCGCCTCGGAGGTCGCGGGGTCGGTGGGCCTGGGGGGCAGCGCGAATATCGGGCAGACCGTCGCCCTGTTCGAGGCGGTTCACGGCAGTGCCCCCGACATCGCCGGGCAGGACCGGGCCAATCCCAGCGGCCTGCTGCACGCGGCGGCGCTGATGCTGACGCACATCGGGCAGGGCGACGTGGCCGCGCGGGTGCAGAACGCCTGGCTGCGGACCCTGGAAGACGGCATCCACACCGGGGACATCGCGGGCGAGCACACGTCCCGGCGGGTGGGCACCCAGGCCTTCGCGGACGCCGTGATCGAGCGTCTGGGCCAGATGCCGGAGCGCCTCCCCGCCGTGCAGGGCGAGGCGGCCTCCCAGATTCAGGCGAGCCTCACGCCCCGGCCCCGTGCCGAGAAGGTGCTGGTGGGCACCGACGTCTTTCTGGAGTGGTGGGACGCGCAGAGGCGGCCGGATGTGCTGGGGGCGCGGCTTCAGGGAGCAGAGGGCACCGACTGGACCCTCGACATGATCTCCAACCGGGGGGTCAAGGTCTGGCCGCAGGGCCTGCCCGAGACGACCTGCTCGGACCACTGGCGCTGCCGCTTCCTGTGGCGCGGCGAGCGGCCCGCCACGCCCGCCGACGTGCTCGCGCTGCTGGCCCGCGTGTCGGAGGCCGGGCTGGATTTCGTGAAGACCGAGCACCTCTATACCTTCGACGGCCAGCCGGGATACACGGCCGGACAGGGGCAGTAG
- a CDS encoding carbonic anhydrase has product MKDIAALRQGRMTSPEAAIEALKDGNARFFSGQATRPEADANQRRAQIMGQTPFAAVLACSDSRVPVEIVFDQGLGDLFVARVAGNVVGDSELGTLEYAIRHLDVRLIVVMGHEGCGAVAAALLPDDDLAHEPEHLRRLIARIQPSVQGLPPIRDKKARMREAVLNNVRHQAAALREQPVIREAEASGQVRVIGAFYEIGSGAVDFLTEEDDLRV; this is encoded by the coding sequence ATGAAGGACATCGCGGCGCTGCGCCAGGGCCGCATGACCTCGCCGGAAGCCGCCATCGAGGCCCTCAAGGACGGCAACGCCCGCTTCTTCTCCGGTCAGGCCACCCGCCCCGAGGCGGACGCCAACCAGCGCCGCGCCCAGATCATGGGCCAGACGCCCTTCGCGGCGGTGCTCGCGTGCAGCGACAGCCGGGTGCCCGTCGAGATCGTCTTCGATCAGGGGCTCGGGGACCTGTTCGTGGCGCGGGTGGCGGGCAACGTGGTGGGCGATTCGGAACTGGGCACGCTGGAGTACGCGATCCGGCACCTCGACGTGCGGCTGATCGTGGTGATGGGCCACGAGGGGTGCGGGGCCGTGGCCGCCGCGCTGCTGCCCGATGACGATCTCGCCCACGAGCCCGAGCACCTGCGCCGCCTGATCGCCCGCATTCAGCCCAGCGTGCAGGGCCTCCCGCCCATCCGCGACAAAAAGGCCCGGATGCGCGAGGCCGTGCTGAACAACGTCCGCCATCAGGCCGCCGCCCTGCGCGAGCAGCCCGTGATCCGCGAGGCCGAGGCGAGCGGGCAGGTGCGGGTGATCGGCGCCTTTTACGAGATCGGCTCGGGCGCGGTGGACTTCCTGACGGAAGAAGACGACCTGCGGGTGTGA
- a CDS encoding YebC/PmpR family DNA-binding transcriptional regulator, whose amino-acid sequence MAGHSKWAQIKRKKGANDKKRSAMYSKHIRAIQAAVRSGGSGDPAANLSLKNAIAAAKADTVPADNIENAIKRAAGAAEGAAEYKEVTYEGYGPGGTAIFIEALTDNVNRTVADIRAVFNKRGGSLGTSGSVAWQFEKKGVLLLPDASEAAQEAVIEHGAEDFQESEDGLEISTAPNDLYSVQDALAAAGFKPESGQITMIPSNTVAVNADDARKLMTLVDALEDLDDVQNVYTNAELPEEVEA is encoded by the coding sequence ATGGCCGGACACAGCAAATGGGCACAGATCAAGCGCAAAAAGGGTGCCAACGACAAGAAGCGCAGCGCGATGTACTCCAAGCACATCCGCGCCATTCAGGCGGCCGTCCGTTCGGGCGGCAGCGGTGACCCCGCGGCCAATCTCAGCCTGAAAAACGCCATCGCGGCGGCCAAGGCCGACACGGTGCCCGCCGACAACATCGAGAACGCGATCAAGCGGGCGGCGGGCGCGGCCGAGGGGGCGGCCGAGTACAAGGAAGTCACCTACGAGGGCTACGGCCCCGGCGGCACCGCCATCTTTATCGAGGCCCTGACCGACAACGTGAACCGCACGGTGGCCGACATCCGCGCCGTGTTCAACAAGCGCGGCGGCAGCCTCGGCACCAGCGGCTCGGTCGCGTGGCAGTTCGAGAAAAAAGGCGTCCTGCTGCTCCCCGACGCGTCGGAGGCCGCGCAGGAAGCCGTCATCGAGCACGGCGCCGAGGACTTTCAGGAGTCCGAGGACGGCCTGGAGATCAGCACGGCGCCGAACGACCTCTACAGCGTGCAGGACGCGCTCGCGGCGGCGGGCTTCAAGCCCGAGAGTGGCCAGATCACCATGATTCCCAGCAACACGGTGGCCGTGAACGCCGACGACGCCCGCAAGCTGATGACCTTGGTGGACGCCCTCGAAGACCTCGACGACGTGCAGAACGTGTACACCAACGCGGAACTGCCGGAGGAAGTCGAGGCGTAA
- a CDS encoding amidohydrolase, translating into MTTSAPLTLLHARTLTLDPQQPEAGAVLVGGGRVLAVGSREELRALAPGAAVQDHRDLLLTPGLAEAHVHLVSYGFSLSELNLHGARSVSEVQAKVAGRAMNTPPGTWIRGGGFLLSELGLAEYPTAELLDEVSPHHPVLIYSRDLHLSWANSLALRLSGITADTPDPEGGKIVRPLGTLLEHASGLVARALPTPTDAEYLAAAKVGANDLAARGYVSAHTMAFEPVEAPRAVQLLAQRGELPLRVWATLPHDRLEHARDLGLRLTPGGLFQWGGVKFFADGALGSRTAWLHAPGFADGSGTGIPLDPPELIRERGEEALRLGLTPVTHAIGDRANTEVLDVYDALRPLADEMGVRLRIEHAQHLRPGDIARFRGLTASVQPIHLQADGPMIRELLPHLLETSYPFRSLQQAGAILAFGSDAPVAPPEYRANFAAAITRRDDAGEAIAPGEALTEGEVLWAHTRGPALAAGWDDEGIIRPGARAAFTLWDRLGGNARALVL; encoded by the coding sequence ATGACCACGTCTGCGCCCCTGACCCTCCTCCACGCCCGGACCCTCACCCTGGACCCGCAGCAGCCCGAGGCCGGGGCCGTGCTGGTGGGCGGTGGGCGCGTCCTCGCGGTGGGGAGCCGTGAGGAGCTGCGGGCGCTCGCGCCGGGGGCGGCGGTGCAGGACCACCGCGACCTGCTGCTTACGCCCGGCCTCGCGGAAGCCCATGTCCACCTCGTGAGCTACGGCTTCTCGCTCTCGGAGCTGAACCTGCACGGCGCCCGCAGCGTCTCCGAGGTGCAGGCGAAGGTCGCGGGGCGGGCGATGAACACGCCCCCCGGCACCTGGATTCGCGGCGGCGGCTTCCTGCTCTCCGAGCTCGGCCTCGCCGAGTACCCCACCGCCGAGCTGCTGGACGAGGTCAGCCCGCACCACCCCGTCCTGATCTACTCGCGCGACCTGCACCTGAGCTGGGCGAACTCGCTCGCGCTGCGTTTGAGCGGAATCACGGCGGACACCCCCGACCCCGAGGGCGGAAAGATCGTGCGCCCGCTGGGCACGCTGCTGGAGCACGCCAGCGGCCTCGTCGCGCGGGCGCTGCCCACGCCCACCGACGCCGAGTACCTCGCGGCGGCGAAGGTGGGCGCCAACGATCTGGCCGCGCGGGGCTACGTCAGCGCCCACACGATGGCCTTTGAGCCGGTGGAGGCGCCGAGGGCCGTGCAACTGCTCGCCCAGCGCGGCGAACTGCCGCTGCGGGTCTGGGCCACGCTGCCGCACGACCGGCTGGAGCACGCCCGCGACCTGGGCCTGCGCCTCACGCCCGGCGGCCTCTTCCAGTGGGGCGGGGTCAAGTTCTTCGCGGATGGGGCGCTGGGGAGCCGGACCGCCTGGCTGCACGCCCCCGGCTTCGCGGACGGTTCGGGCACCGGGATTCCCCTCGACCCCCCGGAGTTGATCCGCGAGCGCGGCGAGGAGGCACTGCGGCTGGGCCTCACGCCCGTGACCCACGCCATCGGCGACCGGGCGAATACCGAAGTGCTCGACGTGTACGACGCCCTGCGCCCCCTGGCCGACGAGATGGGCGTGCGGCTGCGGATCGAGCACGCCCAGCACCTCCGTCCCGGGGACATCGCCCGCTTCCGGGGCCTGACCGCCAGCGTGCAGCCCATCCACCTCCAGGCCGATGGGCCGATGATCCGGGAATTGCTGCCGCACCTGCTGGAGACGAGCTACCCGTTCCGCTCTCTGCAACAGGCCGGGGCCATCCTCGCCTTCGGGTCCGACGCACCGGTCGCGCCCCCCGAGTACCGCGCCAACTTCGCCGCCGCGATCACCCGCCGCGACGACGCAGGCGAGGCGATCGCCCCAGGCGAGGCCCTGACCGAGGGAGAGGTGCTGTGGGCGCACACGCGCGGCCCCGCCCTCGCCGCCGGGTGGGACGATGAGGGCATCATCCGCCCCGGAGCGCGTGCGGCCTTCACGCTGTGGGACCGGCTGGGCGGCAACGCGCGGGCGCTGGTGCTGTAA
- a CDS encoding response regulator: MPRILVVDDDAAILKLVSVILSRAGHEVRTSSHPVEALDLLKVFTPDLVISDVVMPYMTGLEFLEQVRSHDKLGAVPFVLLSSHAERGDVRRGMNLGADDYVPKPFTPQDLTTAVDARLRRVGLTRTQESGMSARALGTAQVVWQGTAVAWVSRKALELFFYLLERREVTSWEAAEALWPEKDEARASSLFHTTLHRLRRSLSSEAVVSANRRYALAADLQPDYDVARFELLAKQAESGSLGLEELRELADLYGLFLPGADSPWVDEVRARLEAKQLSVLGLAAEAATAAGRPKDAAQFHQRALALDPMSESDWRGLTRAMEALGDPRAKLAARREAWWSVDLD; the protein is encoded by the coding sequence ATGCCGCGCATCCTGGTCGTGGATGACGACGCCGCCATCCTCAAGCTCGTCAGCGTGATCCTGTCCCGCGCCGGGCACGAGGTCCGCACGAGCAGCCACCCGGTGGAGGCGCTCGATCTCCTCAAGGTCTTTACCCCCGACCTCGTCATCAGCGACGTGGTGATGCCCTACATGACGGGCCTGGAGTTTCTGGAACAGGTCCGCAGTCACGACAAACTGGGCGCCGTGCCCTTCGTGCTGCTCTCCAGCCACGCCGAGCGCGGTGACGTGCGCCGGGGCATGAACCTGGGGGCCGACGACTACGTGCCCAAGCCCTTTACCCCGCAGGACCTGACCACCGCCGTGGACGCCCGGCTGCGCCGCGTGGGCCTGACCCGCACCCAGGAAAGCGGCATGTCGGCCCGCGCCCTGGGCACCGCGCAGGTCGTGTGGCAGGGTACGGCGGTCGCGTGGGTGTCGCGCAAGGCGCTGGAGCTGTTCTTCTACCTGCTCGAACGCCGCGAGGTGACCTCCTGGGAGGCGGCCGAGGCGCTATGGCCGGAAAAGGACGAGGCCCGCGCCAGCAGCCTCTTTCATACCACCCTGCACCGCCTGCGCCGCAGCCTGAGCAGCGAGGCCGTCGTGAGCGCCAACCGCCGTTACGCGCTCGCCGCCGACCTTCAGCCCGACTACGACGTGGCCCGCTTCGAGCTGCTTGCCAAACAGGCCGAGTCGGGTAGCCTGGGCCTGGAGGAGCTGCGCGAACTCGCCGACCTGTATGGCCTCTTTCTGCCCGGCGCCGACAGTCCCTGGGTAGACGAGGTCCGTGCCCGGCTGGAAGCCAAGCAGCTCAGCGTGCTGGGGCTGGCCGCCGAGGCCGCGACGGCGGCGGGCCGTCCCAAGGACGCCGCGCAGTTTCACCAGCGGGCACTGGCCCTCGACCCCATGAGCGAGAGCGACTGGCGGGGCCTCACCCGGGCGATGGAGGCCCTGGGCGACCCCCGCGCCAAGCTCGCCGCCCGGCGCGAGGCATGGTGGTCGGTAGACCTGGACTGA
- the alaS gene encoding alanine--tRNA ligase, which translates to MTGPLTTAEIRERYLQFFALKGHLRLPSHSLIAPDPTTLFTVAGMQPFKPQFMGAPAKFPGHGENRRVTTVQKCLRVGDIENVGRTLRHCSLLEMLGNFSFGDYFKRETLTWAWEFLTSPEWMGLDPERLYATIYEEDEEAFGIWTQEIGLPAERILRFGADENFWPADAPREGPNGPCGPCSEIFYDRGPAYGDDTWADYAQTRESARFLEIWNCVFPQYDRQDPLPDGTPVLADLPFKNIDTGMGLERIATVVQDVYDFYSNDVFAPLIARVAELSGKPYEGPQSVSHRVVAEHVRSVSMVIADGVALSNTGRGYVIRKILRRASRHAYLLGLREPTLHTLVPLVVEKMGDAYPELRTEQERVQAAIRAEEERFLKTLEGGIQRLSGLLSGLGQGGTLRGEDAFVLYDTYGFPVDLTKEIAEEYGVSVDEAGYAESLEHAQNLARAGSKYGKSELFGGSQEALDGLPATEFVGYDELEAEGEVLALMGAGERLEHLPAGSEGMVVLSRSPFYAEGGGEVGDTGRLEWDGGAGQVRDTRKTPAGVFLHDVRVEEGELRPGVRVRGVVSGERRATERHHTATHLLHAALRAVLGSGVRQAGSLVAPDRLRFDFAHGAALSGEEISQVEALVSRWVTANFPVTWQEMPIEAAKAAGATALFGEKYGDTVRVVSVEGGVPFGGATVTSKELCGGAHVRRTGDIGAFVIVSDENVAAGVRRIEALAGEAATAWVRGRLEAASRVAGLLNTGVEGLEARVQGLQAQLKAAGQETAQVRRQLAEAQMGGGGGAGQQVRELGGFKVAALKLAGIEGNELRGAADKLLDTSGADLAVIASDKGLVVKATKDAVSRGAHAGQLVGKLAAAAGGKGGGRPDMAQAGIQDPQAALGALDTAF; encoded by the coding sequence ATGACCGGGCCGCTGACCACCGCTGAAATCCGCGAGAGATACCTGCAATTCTTCGCCCTGAAGGGGCACCTGCGGCTGCCCTCGCACTCATTGATCGCTCCCGACCCCACCACGCTCTTCACGGTGGCGGGGATGCAGCCCTTCAAGCCCCAGTTCATGGGCGCTCCGGCGAAGTTTCCCGGCCACGGCGAGAACCGGCGCGTGACCACCGTGCAAAAGTGCCTGCGCGTGGGCGACATCGAGAACGTGGGCCGCACCCTGCGCCACTGCTCGCTGCTGGAAATGCTGGGGAACTTCTCCTTCGGAGACTACTTCAAGCGCGAGACCCTGACCTGGGCGTGGGAGTTCCTGACCTCGCCGGAGTGGATGGGTCTCGACCCCGAGCGCCTCTACGCGACCATCTACGAGGAGGACGAGGAAGCCTTCGGCATCTGGACGCAGGAGATCGGCCTCCCGGCAGAGCGCATCCTGCGCTTCGGAGCCGACGAGAACTTCTGGCCCGCCGACGCGCCCAGGGAAGGCCCCAACGGTCCCTGCGGCCCCTGCTCGGAAATCTTCTATGACCGGGGTCCGGCCTACGGCGACGACACCTGGGCCGACTACGCACAGACCCGCGAGAGCGCCCGTTTTCTGGAAATCTGGAACTGCGTCTTCCCGCAGTACGACCGCCAGGACCCGCTGCCCGACGGCACGCCCGTGCTGGCCGATCTGCCCTTCAAGAACATCGACACCGGGATGGGCCTGGAGCGCATCGCCACCGTCGTGCAGGACGTGTACGACTTCTACTCCAACGACGTGTTCGCGCCCCTGATCGCGCGGGTGGCCGAGCTGTCGGGCAAGCCCTACGAGGGGCCGCAGAGCGTGTCGCACCGGGTGGTGGCCGAGCATGTCCGCAGCGTCAGCATGGTGATCGCGGACGGCGTGGCCCTGAGCAACACCGGGCGCGGCTACGTCATCCGCAAGATTCTGCGCCGCGCTTCCCGCCACGCCTACCTGCTGGGCCTGCGCGAGCCGACGCTGCATACGCTGGTGCCCCTGGTGGTGGAGAAGATGGGCGACGCCTACCCCGAACTTCGCACCGAGCAGGAACGGGTGCAGGCGGCCATCCGCGCCGAGGAGGAGCGCTTCTTGAAGACGCTGGAGGGCGGCATCCAGCGCCTCAGCGGGCTGCTCTCCGGGCTGGGGCAGGGCGGCACGCTGCGCGGGGAGGACGCCTTCGTGCTGTACGACACCTACGGCTTCCCGGTGGACCTGACGAAGGAAATCGCGGAGGAGTACGGCGTTTCGGTGGACGAGGCCGGGTACGCCGAGAGCCTGGAACACGCGCAGAACCTCGCCCGCGCGGGGAGCAAGTACGGCAAGTCCGAGCTGTTCGGCGGCTCCCAGGAGGCGCTCGACGGCCTGCCCGCTACCGAGTTTGTCGGGTACGACGAGCTGGAAGCCGAGGGCGAGGTGCTCGCGCTGATGGGCGCGGGCGAGCGGCTGGAACACCTGCCCGCCGGAAGCGAGGGCATGGTGGTCCTCTCGCGCAGCCCCTTCTACGCCGAGGGCGGCGGCGAGGTGGGCGACACCGGGCGGCTGGAGTGGGACGGCGGCGCGGGCCAGGTGCGCGACACCCGCAAGACCCCGGCGGGCGTGTTCCTGCACGACGTGCGGGTCGAGGAAGGCGAGTTGCGCCCCGGCGTGCGCGTGCGCGGCGTCGTGTCGGGCGAGCGCCGGGCCACCGAGCGGCACCACACGGCCACCCACCTGCTGCACGCGGCGCTGCGGGCGGTGCTGGGGTCGGGCGTGCGGCAGGCCGGGTCGCTCGTCGCCCCCGACCGCCTGCGCTTTGACTTCGCGCATGGGGCAGCCCTGAGCGGGGAGGAGATCAGCCAGGTCGAGGCCCTGGTCAGCCGCTGGGTCACTGCCAACTTCCCGGTGACGTGGCAGGAGATGCCCATCGAGGCGGCGAAGGCGGCGGGCGCGACCGCCCTCTTCGGGGAGAAGTACGGCGACACCGTGCGGGTGGTCAGCGTGGAGGGCGGCGTGCCCTTCGGCGGCGCGACCGTGACCAGCAAGGAGCTGTGCGGCGGGGCGCACGTGCGCCGGACCGGGGACATCGGGGCCTTCGTGATCGTGTCCGACGAGAACGTCGCGGCGGGCGTGCGGCGCATTGAAGCGCTGGCGGGCGAGGCGGCCACCGCCTGGGTGCGCGGGCGGCTGGAGGCGGCCTCGCGGGTGGCCGGGCTGCTGAACACCGGTGTGGAGGGCCTGGAAGCCCGCGTGCAGGGCCTCCAAGCCCAGCTCAAGGCTGCCGGGCAGGAGACGGCCCAGGTCCGTCGCCAGCTCGCGGAAGCCCAGATGGGCGGCGGGGGGGGCGCGGGGCAGCAGGTGCGCGAGTTGGGCGGCTTCAAGGTCGCCGCGCTGAAGCTCGCGGGCATCGAGGGCAACGAGTTGCGCGGTGCCGCCGACAAGCTGCTGGACACCAGCGGGGCTGACCTCGCCGTGATCGCCAGCGACAAAGGCCTCGTGGTGAAGGCGACCAAGGACGCCGTCTCGCGCGGGGCGCATGCGGGGCAGCTCGTGGGCAAGCTCGCGGCGGCGGCGGGCGGCAAGGGCGGTGGGCGGCCCGACATGGCCCAGGCCGGGATTCAGGACCCGCAGGCGGCGCTGGGGGCACTGGACACGGCGTTCTGA